Proteins encoded by one window of Elephas maximus indicus isolate mEleMax1 chromosome 5, mEleMax1 primary haplotype, whole genome shotgun sequence:
- the AMBN gene encoding ameloblastin produces MRNTQQVPGTVQKKFKSSFLSLILVGISGPKARCLSALQIPLFKMKDLILIMCLLGVSFAVPVFPQQPGTPGMASLSLETMRQLGSLQGLNTLSQYSRFGFGKSLNSLWVHGLLPPHSAFPWMRPREHETQQYEYSLPVHPPPLPSQQSLQPQQPGQKLFPQPTVPTAIQNTAQKSLLQPAFHQGQLPLQQNESPMIQQQVAPSDKPPKPELPRMDFAGPQSPPMFHIARLISQGPVPQDKQSPLYPGMFYMSYGANQLNAPARLGIMSSEEMAGGRGGPMAYGAVFPGFGGLRSSFGRMPTNQAMGGDFTLEFDSPVTATKGPEKGEGGAQGSPMPETNPANPENPALLTDVATGAHGGLLAFPKGNIASLARGPAGQSRGLPKVTPAANDPLVTPGLTDAYGTYTADMTTPLGLQEEATTDTTATPDTMQTSMPGNKAQQPQIMHDAWHFQEP; encoded by the exons ATGAGAAATACACAGCAAGTCCCAGGCACAGTTCAGAAAAAATTTAAGTCTTCTTTTCTCAGCCTTATCTTGGTTGGCATCTCCGGGCCGAAAGCACGGTGCCTGTCGGCATTGCAG ATCCCACTTTTCAAAATGAAGGACCTGATACTGATCATGTGCCTCTTAGGAGTGAGTTTTGCAGTTCCG GTGTTTCCTCAGCAACCTGGGACCCCAGGCATGGCTAGTTTGAGCCTTGAG acaATGAGACAGTTGGGAAGTTTGCAGGGATTAAACACACTTTCTCAG TATTctagatttggctttgggaaatCTCTTAATTCTCTGTGGGTGCATGGTCTCCTTCCACCACATTCTGCTTTCCCATGGATGCGACCAAGGGAACATGAAACTCAACAG TATGAATATTCTTTGCCTGTTCATCCCCCACCTCTACCATCACAGCAGTCCCTGCAACCTCAACAGCCTGGGCAGAAACTTTTCCCCCAGCCCACTGTGCCAACTGCCATCCAGAACACAGCCCAGAAGAGCCTGCTACAGCCTGCATTTCACCAGGGACAGCTGCCCTTGCAACAAAATGAGTCTCCAATGATTCAGCAGCAGGTGGCACCATCAGATAAGCCACCAAAGCCTGAG TTGCCAAGAATGGATTTTGCTGGTCCACAAAGTCCACCA ATGTTCCACATTGCCCGTTTGATATCTCAAGGACCAGTGCCACAAGATAAACAATCTCCA CTTTATCCAGGAATGTTTTACATGTCTTATGGAGCAAATCAATTG AACGCCCCTGCCAGACTTGGCATCATGAGCTCAGAAGAAATGGCG GGGGGCAGAGGAGGCCCCATGGCCTATGGAGCTGTGTTCCCAGGATTTGGAGGCCTAAGGTCCAGCTTTGGGCGAATGCCCACTAATCAAGCCATGGGTGGTGACTTTACTCTGGAATTTGACTCCCCAGTCACTGCAACCAAAGGCCCTGAGAAGGGAGAAGGAGGTGCACAAGGCTCCCCCATGCCAGAGACCAACCCAGCCAATCCAGAAAACCCAGCTCTCCTTACAGATGTAGCTACTGGTGCCCACGGAGGGCTTCTTGCTTTCCCTAAGGGCAACATTGCCAGCTTGGCACGGGGCCCTGCAGGGCAGAGCAGGGGACTCCCCAAGGTCACGCCAGCAGCCAATGACCCACTGGTGACCCCTGGATTAACTGATGCTTATGGGACCTATACCGCTGACATGACCACGCCCCTGGGTCTCCAGGAAGAAGCCACCACTGATACCACAGCAACCCCAGACACAATGCAAACGTCAATGCCAGGAAACAAGGCCCAGCAGCCCCAGATTATGCATGATGCGTGGCATTTCCAAGAGCCCTGA